The region ttgaggcagataTCTCCTTTAAGAAGCAGCcaatccagatacttgacagaaaggataaggtcctcaaaaataagacgatacctttggttaaggtactgtggaggaacaacaaggtcgaggaaatgacctgggagctggagacagatatgcagagtcagtatcccaagctgttaatgtaaatttcgaggacagcatttctataaggaggggatagttgtaatgcctcgaaatccctaatgcggtttaatggctggattagtaggctgggagggtcataattgtttaattatgccattaaatgattatatgcatgattatgtgaattatattataatatgatgttaaatgcatgcatgtgggtccacatttctttacaggggtgttttggtaatttggcccattgagggcgtaattgtatatttttatgcatgttggtgacatattgttaagaccacattataatgtggatttgttcaagccattcggcatgagacgattttgagtgcaaattagcggtttagtcataccaggtttaagttcggggctcggggtgattttaatgattagagtgttgctaagaattaaagggtaacgggatatgaattattggtgtttgagtattttgagaatagcggaaattggagagcgttaattatgattagcgaaaTAGGTAGGAAATGTTgaatttgcccttgggagcctttagaaacctttatttgacctaggggtattttggtcttttcacccctaggatagtattAAGCCATGAAGGTTGTAGAAACCTGAAGAAAAATAGAGTATCAAAGTTAGTTTTcgtgcaccatttctcttcattttcttcttggagttttgagcttaagttgaggaatcaagcttgggaaataagtcttgagggcttgggagtgtattccaccattgaagagcatcataacctGAGCTTAAGGTAAATTTCTATCCATtaaatctctggtttgctctgtttttgtcttggttttcagttgggatttctaggttggttgattggttttgttgggagtgtttggctagggttcttgtggttgtgatgcttagggcttgtggggatggtttttggattcatttggcaccaaaaatgaggttcagaagcattggaatcgagttggaaaggaaggagtcgaaggaagaagATTCAGGGGCTGATCAGGCTGGGTGTAGTGCTACAGCACTACCCAGGGGAGGCTTGGGCGGTTTTTGGTTCTGAGATTAACGCTGGGGTGCTAGtgagtagcgctggggcgctagtgagtagcgctgtagcgctactctgttccttcagaatcctaTTTTAAGTGTTttgaagggtttttggctcggggtttcaatccttaaggccctggatcaaatctactcacaaTGTGGGTacgtttcggggtcccgagagtggggttaggtcaagaccctttcattgtcgattttcattaatgaaggttataattggttatgattaggtaatcgctaaggaatcaaaaggtcgatcattctcaagggtcgttcctttattcattctcgctcgaaccagaggtaagaaaactgcaccccatatgtgacatgcatggttattcatgaggcatgttgaatgtttaaatgttgacatggattgaatattgaatgcttagaaaatcttgctcacttttgtatggcactgactgaatagtcagaattggcaaaggtgttagtatcaactgtgaagctatgactcattagtcaagttcggcagtggtccTGGGCACTGATCACACagtgttgactcataagtcaggaacggccttacCATGTTCAACGCAATgccaagattagatctaatcgacatctgcattaaatgactcagaagagcattaatgccggaccgacctcaagttcgatgaatactataagcgcttgtctagccaaaggctagttacttagagccacaatgactatttagtcacatggatGTGGGTGCCAAGCCccatgtgacttacccatcagtcacccatctgtttaagctagtgacttacccatcagtcactcatctgtttaagctagtgacttgctcatcagtcactcattatggtttactagaacctcaagtgttaaatcactcatttgattaagagctataagctccttcatggtcaatgtaaccacaaagtgatattcactcatctgttcagagctataagctctgtatgattatcatgatcatcatttgatattatatgcgtgcattattgtgttttcttgctgggttttggctcatgggtgctatgtggtgcaggtaaaaggaaagaaaagctcacccagccttgagtggagagcttaggtggtgctgtgtacatatgcggtcgcttgaccaccacggccaaggagttctcagaggaactagggggtttaccctatttttgccgcttaggtcggcgacttgtaaatttaaacagtaatggctattttgagttgtaaataacttgtaaacgttttgatgggcccatgaacagttttatgttttaaataaaatatatcttttccttttgattggttttccaccttaacctattaataacacctagaagcacgtttttaaccaaagaactcggatagcgagttaaattcacgttTCAacattcaccgtaacggtcttggggtaaccagggcgttacattaattaTAAACATTGTAATAGCTTATCTATTAGtcatatattatttataaggacCATCTTAATATATAGCTAAACTCTTTGTAATGTTCACTTATTGAGTTATAAATAAATGAACCTGAAATCCAGAAGAACTTAAGTGGACGAAAGCATTATTGAACGAATCACTCTAATTCTAGAGTTTTTACATTTTTTGCTATTTACTTAAATCTGTGATGTTTTGCTCAAGTACTTGCAGTTTCAAACTCGAGtcctcacaatttttttttttgttatcaaATTCCTCTAGCAACAAATTATATATTTAGGGGAATTGACAGAGTTGTACCTACTCTAACAGAGTTGTTAGATGCTGACAGGGTATACGAATGATTTATTTTGATTGGTCCaccttataatttttttaaaaaaatttaaattgagtttaaaataaaaaaaaactaattaaaaaacatttataatttaaaaaataacaaaaaatatttgaatcaattaaaaaaaattaaatctccCTTCTCTCATCCACACTCTCTCCCTGATCTGTATATCTCTCTCTCCCTTGCTATCTTCTTCATCACCACCGACGCCGCCAAAGCCACCATAGAAGCGCCTACCCCTCCCATCGCCTGTGATGAAGACCTCTGCGAGCCTAGGACCCCAGCCGAAAGCCCCTACCCCTCCCATCACCGGTGACGAAGACATTTGAGCCGAGATCTGCACAGGCAGGGAGTGGACTTTGGGGATGACAACCAATCTAAGATATGCTCCTTCTCTTTTTCGGATTTGTGCAGGGGCACATCTACTCCGCTGCCTGAGGAGTAAGAAGAAGGAGTCGAGGAGGAGGGAGAGTCGCCATTGTTATCGAgcaagaaggaagaagaagaaatatcAAGATAGATGagggagaaaagaaaaaaagagaaaaaatatttgtttttaaaaataaaattctgcTCTcactaataatttttatataaatttatattttttattaattaatatatatttttattaattttttattttaaataactttttataaaaaattataatgtaGACCGATGAGGAGGTGATATGTGTTCACTTTGTCGGTATCTAACAATTCTATTAGAGTGGGTACCAACGATACCGACATGAGTAGACACTGAGTACTTTTACCATAAGAAAATGATTGGTTACTAATCCAAAAATATTGGATACTTTTgctcttaattttttatataaatgtatAATTAAAGAGACAACAACTACTGCAGGTCGCTATATCATTAGTATAAAAAATAGCAATCCGGCTGAGCTGCCGGGAACAGTTTAAGAGTCATAATATGATTCGTGTACAGATTATTTTGACTGCACAGATCATACTTATAGAATATATGATTAATTATGTATGTGCAAGTCAACTTTGCTCAATCATTAATTGTAACCAATTGCTACTTCATTTACAATTTGAGAAAACTTCTTCGTGTAGTATATAATGTTTAGTAATTAACAAATAATGgtcatttaaaaagaaaaattgttTGTTGGCTGCAATTTCAGCATAAGATAATCACACACACATAGAAAGTCATATCAGTTTAGTTGGCAATATAATTTTGATCATTAATATTATATTTGCAGCAGAgagattaattatattataagtGAAGACTACGTTTCTAGCTATAATATTTGCCTATATATACCAGCACTcgaattcattcattcattcacACCAATAAGTACTATCATTGCTCATAAATACAAAGATATTTCTAACAATGATGAAGATCAACGTTCTTATATTGGTGTTTGTTGTTCTAATTAGTCTCTTGGTGGGCTCTGAAGGAGGGCAACTCACAAACAATTTCTACAAGCATAGCTGTGAAGAAGCTGAGACCATTGTGAAGAAGGCCACCGAGAAACATGTGGCCAATAACCCTGCTGTGCCTGCACGCTTGCTCAGAATGCATTTCCACGATTGTTTTGTTAGAGTAAGCAATCGTctcttgtgttttgttaaataacaattcaGACCAATGTTTTAGTACCTTAGACTCgattttagtcaaaatatttttaaatataacatTTCATTCTCAGATTACATTTTCTGTTTCTTTGAACCCATTGTATCGCCAATGACCCATGAtatgatcttataattgaaaatattttgactaaaatcAAATTTGTAAAACAAAGTatctaaattgtcatttaacaataCATATAAGCCGATCACGATTCGGAAACACACACAAAtgccaaaatagtattttttttcttaaatatacgAGTATTAATATATCATCATTAATATTATTTCAGGGATGTGATGGTTCGATTCTGTTGAACTCAACAAAGAAAAATGCTGAAAAAGATGCAGCTCCAAACCGaagtttgttgggttttgatgTAATAGATGATATCAAAGCACAAGTTGAGAAGAAATGTCCCGGAGTCGTTTCATGCGCTGATATTCTCGCTTTGGCAGCAAGGGACTCTGTTTCCTACGCAGTAAGTGATTAGAACTAAAAAATATATGAGAATTAGTAAGGAGTACCATTGGTGTCCAACAATACAATTAGGTGAATTAGGTGACATATCGTTATTGTTGCAATATAATATCAGGTTCTACTTATTTGAATGAATATCGCTAACCAAACATAAAACATCACCTCATGTAGTATTGAACATCTTAAAGTGTCAAATAACaatactaaaaaaatatataacaaaatttagcaatgtgtatatatatttagagTCTTAATAATATCTTAATATGTATGTTCAGTTTAAGAAATCCATGTGGGAAGTGCCTACGGGTAGAAGAGATGGGAAAGTATCAAGAATGAGCGAAGTACAACAAAACATTCCAGCACCCTTCTTCAACTTCACCCAACTCAAGCAAAGCTTTGCCACCAAAGGCCTTTCTGTGCACGACCTTGTCGTATTATCAGGTActaaatacacatatatattaaaGCTTTGTTtggctatatatatataaatatgattatttggcATTGTCCAACATTATATGAAGACAGCAAGTCATATTccataatattaattaaatttgaatatgTGAGATCTGATATTGAATTGCACCAATAGTGATACGCCACCTCATTGTGGTCATGAACATCACTGATGTCCCTTAGCAATTCTCTTAGAGGGTGTTTATTTTGAGTAGTTTAGTTGGCTTGAAAAGTGTAGATGAAGTTAGGATAGACTTAATATTAAACTCGTATGTACAAAATGGTTCACATTACTCTTAAAATACATGTGAGACTCatacaaattattaactttacttTATCTGATATCAAACACCCCCTTATATATTAGAGTGTTGCTATTTGGTGCCCAACACCACATAATTGATTATCGATGTCTCATAATACTTATAAAATTCAAACAAGGAGACTCGATATTAAATTACTGCAATAAATAACAA is a window of Humulus lupulus chromosome 4, drHumLupu1.1, whole genome shotgun sequence DNA encoding:
- the LOC133829511 gene encoding peroxidase 3-like, which translates into the protein MMKINVLILVFVVLISLLVGSEGGQLTNNFYKHSCEEAETIVKKATEKHVANNPAVPARLLRMHFHDCFVRGCDGSILLNSTKKNAEKDAAPNRSLLGFDVIDDIKAQVEKKCPGVVSCADILALAARDSVSYAFKKSMWEVPTGRRDGKVSRMSEVQQNIPAPFFNFTQLKQSFATKGLSVHDLVVLSGGHTIGVGHCTAFNNRLYNFTGKGDQDPSLDKTYAKLLKTRCPPNDQNTTVPMDPSSALTFDSSYYGVVLEHKGLFTSDAALLTNKVARDTVQELVYQNDLFAEFALSMKKMGAVEVLTGTAGEIRNKCWAVNS